One region of Erythrolamprus reginae isolate rEryReg1 chromosome 8, rEryReg1.hap1, whole genome shotgun sequence genomic DNA includes:
- the SERTM2 gene encoding serine-rich and transmembrane domain-containing 2, with product MTELVFRHHGNLTGRAHPHPTLATEAATADKYANLYMYVGLFLTLLAILLILLFTMLLRLKHVISPIATSPERTETVQEFTDVEMHTRIPSP from the coding sequence ATGACTGAACTTGTTTTCAGACACCATGGAAATCTTACTGGCCGTGCTCACCCACACCCAACATTGGCTACAGAAGCAGCAACTGCAGATAAGTATGCTAACTTGTATATGTACGTGGGCCTGTTCCTGACACTGCTAGCCATCTTGCTCATTCTTCTCTTCACGATGCTTCTCCGTTTAAAGCATGTTATATCTCCCATTGCCACATCTCCAGAGAGAACAGAGACCGTCCAGGAGTTTACAGATGTGGAAATGCATACCAGGATTCCCAGCCCTTAA